From Roseateles sp. SL47:
CTGCAGTCCGGGCCCCAAGGCTACACCGGCCGCCTCACCGTGACCCTGCCTGGAGCCTCCGGCTCATGAAGCGGCCCTCCTTCAAACGGCCGGCGGCGGCGCCTCGCTCGTCGAGAGCGGCGCTGCTGCCCACGCCCAAACCACGCACCCGCCGCTGGGCCTGGGCCGGCGGCATCCTGGGGCTGGTCGTGGCCCTGGTCTGTTTTGCTCCGGCGGCCTGGCTGGGCTCGGCCCTCGCGGCCGCCACCCAGCAACGGCTGCTGCTGGCGGATGCCCGAGGCAGCCTCTGGACAGGCAGCGCGCGTCTCATCCTCAGCGGTGGCACCGGCAGCCGGGACGCCAGCGAACTGCCGGACCGCCTGCAATGGACCTTGCGCCCGGCCTGGATCGCTGGCGGCATCGGCCTGCGGCTGACCCTGAACCAGGACTGCTGCATCCGTCCGGACGCCCCCATCACCTTGCGCCTGGGTCTGGGCAAGCTGGCGATCAACCTGCCGGACAGCGCCGACGGCCGCCCCTGGATCCAATGGCCGGCCTCCTGGCTGGCGGGTCTGGGCACGCCCTGGAACACGCTGGCCCCGGACGGCCGCATGGCGCTGAGCGCCCAGCAATTCCGCGTAGAGCGGGACCAGGGACGCTGGCAGGTGCAAGGCGTCATTCAACTCGATCTGCAGGAGCTGTCCTCGCGACTCTCCTCCGTGG
This genomic window contains:
- the gspN gene encoding type II secretion system protein N, with the translated sequence MKRPSFKRPAAAPRSSRAALLPTPKPRTRRWAWAGGILGLVVALVCFAPAAWLGSALAAATQQRLLLADARGSLWTGSARLILSGGTGSRDASELPDRLQWTLRPAWIAGGIGLRLTLNQDCCIRPDAPITLRLGLGKLAINLPDSADGRPWIQWPASWLAGLGTPWNTLAPDGRMALSAQQFRVERDQGRWQVQGVIQLDLQELSSRLSSVDPLGSYRLSILGSTTPQLMLQTLQGPLILNGQGSLGNRVQFRGDATAAPGSEAALANLLNIIGRREGARSIISVG